The following coding sequences are from one Ursus arctos isolate Adak ecotype North America unplaced genomic scaffold, UrsArc2.0 scaffold_23, whole genome shotgun sequence window:
- the DGKZ gene encoding diacylglycerol kinase zeta isoform X6: MSVLGAGHSTGGGCDEATALGPAEALGTEEGERPGALRQMWRYRSWDVPQIPTEAPRTQKAITKSGLQHLAPPPPTPGALCSEPERQVRSTVDWSESATYGEHIWFETNVSGDFCYVGEQYCVAKMLQKSVSRRKCAACKIVVHTPCIEQLEKINFRCKPSFRESGSRNIREPTFVRHHWVHRRRQDGKCRHCGKGFQQKFTFHSKEIVAISCSWCKQAYHSKVSCFMLQQIEEPCSLGVHAAVVIPPTWILRARRPQNTLKASKKKKRASFKRKSSKKGPEEGRWRPFIIRPTPSPLMKPLLVFVNPKSGGNQGAKIIQSFLWYLNPRQVFDLSQGGPKEALEMYRKVHNLRILACGGDGTVGWILSTLDQLRLKPPPPVAILPLGTGNDLARTLNWGGGYTDEPVSKILSHVEEGNVVQLDRWDLRAEPNPDAGPEEREEGATDRLPLDVFNNYFSLGFDAHVTLEFHESREANPEKFNSRFRNKMFYAGTAFSDFLMGSSKDLAKHIRVVCDGTDLTPKIQDLKPQCIVFLNIPRYCAGTMPWGHPGEHHDFEPQRHDDGYLEVIGFTMTSLAALQVGGHGERLTQCREVVLTTSKAIPVQVDGEPCKLAASRIRIALRNQATMVQKAKRRSTAPLHSDQQPVPEQLRIQVSRVSMHDYEALHYDKEQLKEASVPLGTVVVPGDSDLELCRAHIERLQQEPEGAGAKSPTCQKLSPKWCFLDATTASRFYRIDRAQEHLNYVTEIAQDEIYILDPELLGASARPDLPTPTSPLPPSPCSPTLRSLPGDAPPPKGEELIEAAKRNNFRKLQELHRAGGDLMHRDEQSRTLLHHAVSTGSKEVVRYLLDHAPPEILDAVEENGETCLHQAAALGQRTICHYIVEAGASLMKTDQQGDTPRQRAEKAQDTELAAYLENRQHYQMIQREDQETAV, translated from the exons GAAAGCCATCACCAAGTCGGGCCTCCAGCACCTGgccccccctccacccactcccGGGGCCCTGTGCAGTGAGCCAGAGCGGCAGGTCCGGAGCACTGTGGACTGGAGC GAGTCCGCGACGTATGGGGAACACATCTGGTTCGAGACCAACGTGTCCGGGGACTTCTGCTATGTTGGGGAGCAGTACTGTGTAGCTAAGATGCTG CAGAAATCCGTGTCCCGGAGAAAGTGTGCAGCCTGCAAGATCGTGGTGCACACTCCCTGCATCGAACAGCTGGAGAAG ATAAATTTCCGCTGTAAGCCGTCCTTCCGTGAATCAGGCTCCAGGAACATCCGTGAG ccaaCCTTCGTGCGGCACCACTGGGTACACCGGCGGCGCCAGGATGGCAAGTGTCGGCACTGTGGGAAG GGCTTCCAGCAGAAGTTCACCTTCCACAGCAAGGAGATTGTGGCCATCAGCTGCTCCTGGTGCAAGCAGGCA TACCACAGCAAGGTGTCCTGCTTCATGCTGCAGCAGATAGAGGAGCCGTGCTCCCTGGGGGTCCATGCTGCTGTGGTCATCCCACCCACCTGGATCCTCCGTGCCCGCAGGCCCCAG AATACCCTCAAGgcaagcaagaagaaaaagagagcatcCTTCAAGAGGAAATCTAGCAAGAAAGGGCCAGAG GAGGGCCGCTGGAGACCCTTCATCATCAGGCCCACGCCATCCCCCCTCATGAAGCCCCTGCTGGTGTTTGTGAACCCCAAGAGTGGGGGCAACCAG GGCGCTAAGATCATCCAGTCCTTCCTGTGGTATCTCAACCCCCGACAAGTCTTTGACCTGAGCCAGGGAGGGCCCAAGGAGGC GCTGGAGATGTACCGCAAAGTGCACAACCTGCGGATCCTGGCGTGTGGCGGTGACGGCACG GTCGGCTGGATCCTTTCCACTCTGGACCAGCTGCGCTTAAAGCCGCCGCCGCCCGTTGCCATTCTGCCACTGGGCACTGGCAATGACTTGGCCCGTACCCTCAACTGGGGTGGG GGCTACACGGATGAGCCCGTGTCCAAGATCCTCTCCCATGTAGAGGAGGGGAATGTGGTGCAGCTAGACCGCTGGGACCTCCGTGCCGAGCCCAACCCCGACGCGGGGCCAGAGGAGCGCGAGGAGGGCGCCACTGACCGG CTGCCCCTGGACGTCTTCAACAACTACTTCAGCCTGGGCTTTGATGCCCACGTCACCCTGGAGTTTCATGAGTCTCGAG AGGCCAACCCAGAGAAATTCAACAGCCGTTTCCGGAATAAGATGTTCTATGCCGGG ACAGCCTTCTCTGACTTCCTGATGGGCAGTTCTAAGGACTTGGCCAAGCACATCCGAGTGGTG TGTGACGGAACTGACCTGACCCCCAAGATTCAGGACCTGAAACCCCAGTGCATTGTTTTCCTGAATATCcccag GTACTGCGCAGGCACCATGCCCTGGGGCCACCCTGGGGAGCACCACGACTTTGAGCCCCAGCGGCACGACGATGGCTACCTCGAGGTCATTGGCTTTACCATGACGTCCCTG GCGGCACTGCAGGTGGGCGGGCACGGCGAGCGGTTGACGCAGTGCCGAGAGGTGGTGCTCACCACGTCCAAGGCCATCCCAGTGCAGGTGGATGGCGAGCCCTGCAAGCTCGCAGCCTCGCGCATCCGCATCGCCCTGCGCAACCAGGCCACCATGGTGCAGAAGGCCAAGCGGCGCAGCACCGCCCCCCTGCATAGCGA CCAGCAGCCCGTGCCCGAGCAGCTGCGGATCCAGGTGAGCAGGGTCAGCATGCACGACTACGAGGCCCTGCATTACGACAAGGAGCAGCTCAAGGAGGCCT CTGTGCCACTGGGCACCGTGGTGGTCCCCGGTGACAGCGACCTAGAACTCTGCCGTGCCCACATCGAGAGGCTCCAGCAG GAGCCCGAAGGTGCTGGAGCCAAGTCCCCCACCTGCCAGAAACTGTCCCCCAAGTGGTGTTTCCTAGACG CCACCACTGCCAGCCGCTTCTACAGGATCGACCGGGCTCAG GAACACCTCAACTATGTGACTGAGATTGCACAGGACGAGATTTATATCTTGGACCCTGAGCTGCTGGGGGCATCGGCCCGGCCTGACCTCCCAacccccacttcccctctccccccctccccctgctcacccacACTCCG GTCACTGCCAGGGGACGCACCGCCCCCTAAAG GTGAAGAGCTGATTGAGGCTGCCAAGAGGAACAACTTCCGTAAG cTCCAGGAGCTGCACCGAGCTGGGGGTGACCTCATGCACCGGGACGAGCAGAGCCGCACGCTCCTGCACCATGCCGTCAGTACGGGTAGCAAGGAGGTGGTCCGCTATCTGCTGGACCACG cccccccAGAGATCCTTGACGCTGTGGAGGAGAA CGGGGAGACCTGTCTGCACCAGGCGGCCGCCCTGGGCCAGCGCACCATCTGCCACTACATCGTGGAGGCGGGGGCGTCTCTCATGAAGACAGACCAGCAG GGCGACACTCCGCGGCAGCGGGCCGAGAAGGCCCAGGACACGGAGCTCGCTGCCTACCTGGAGAACCGGCAGCACTACCAGATGATCCAGCGGGAGGACCAGGAGACAGCCGTGTAG
- the DGKZ gene encoding diacylglycerol kinase zeta isoform X5, producing MAEGPGGGGPRGDGAGGGRAAEEEVVRRRCRRGEEAEVSQPWPEGPRGMAPVPPVEERFRQMHLRKQVSYRKAITKSGLQHLAPPPPTPGALCSEPERQVRSTVDWSESATYGEHIWFETNVSGDFCYVGEQYCVAKMLKSVSRRKCAACKIVVHTPCIEQLEKINFRCKPSFRESGSRNIREPTFVRHHWVHRRRQDGKCRHCGKGFQQKFTFHSKEIVAISCSWCKQAYHSKVSCFMLQQIEEPCSLGVHAAVVIPPTWILRARRPQNTLKASKKKKRASFKRKSSKKGPEEGRWRPFIIRPTPSPLMKPLLVFVNPKSGGNQGAKIIQSFLWYLNPRQVFDLSQGGPKEALEMYRKVHNLRILACGGDGTVGWILSTLDQLRLKPPPPVAILPLGTGNDLARTLNWGGGYTDEPVSKILSHVEEGNVVQLDRWDLRAEPNPDAGPEEREEGATDRLPLDVFNNYFSLGFDAHVTLEFHESREANPEKFNSRFRNKMFYAGTAFSDFLMGSSKDLAKHIRVVCDGTDLTPKIQDLKPQCIVFLNIPRYCAGTMPWGHPGEHHDFEPQRHDDGYLEVIGFTMTSLAALQVGGHGERLTQCREVVLTTSKAIPVQVDGEPCKLAASRIRIALRNQATMVQKAKRRSTAPLHSDQQPVPEQLRIQVSRVSMHDYEALHYDKEQLKEASVPLGTVVVPGDSDLELCRAHIERLQQEPEGAGAKSPTCQKLSPKWCFLDATTASRFYRIDRAQEHLNYVTEIAQDEIYILDPELLGASARPDLPTPTSPLPPSPCSPTLRSLPGDAPPPKGEELIEAAKRNNFRKLQELHRAGGDLMHRDEQSRTLLHHAVSTGSKEVVRYLLDHAPPEILDAVEENGETCLHQAAALGQRTICHYIVEAGASLMKTDQQGDTPRQRAEKAQDTELAAYLENRQHYQMIQREDQETAV from the exons GAAAGCCATCACCAAGTCGGGCCTCCAGCACCTGgccccccctccacccactcccGGGGCCCTGTGCAGTGAGCCAGAGCGGCAGGTCCGGAGCACTGTGGACTGGAGC GAGTCCGCGACGTATGGGGAACACATCTGGTTCGAGACCAACGTGTCCGGGGACTTCTGCTATGTTGGGGAGCAGTACTGTGTAGCTAAGATGCTG AAATCCGTGTCCCGGAGAAAGTGTGCAGCCTGCAAGATCGTGGTGCACACTCCCTGCATCGAACAGCTGGAGAAG ATAAATTTCCGCTGTAAGCCGTCCTTCCGTGAATCAGGCTCCAGGAACATCCGTGAG ccaaCCTTCGTGCGGCACCACTGGGTACACCGGCGGCGCCAGGATGGCAAGTGTCGGCACTGTGGGAAG GGCTTCCAGCAGAAGTTCACCTTCCACAGCAAGGAGATTGTGGCCATCAGCTGCTCCTGGTGCAAGCAGGCA TACCACAGCAAGGTGTCCTGCTTCATGCTGCAGCAGATAGAGGAGCCGTGCTCCCTGGGGGTCCATGCTGCTGTGGTCATCCCACCCACCTGGATCCTCCGTGCCCGCAGGCCCCAG AATACCCTCAAGgcaagcaagaagaaaaagagagcatcCTTCAAGAGGAAATCTAGCAAGAAAGGGCCAGAG GAGGGCCGCTGGAGACCCTTCATCATCAGGCCCACGCCATCCCCCCTCATGAAGCCCCTGCTGGTGTTTGTGAACCCCAAGAGTGGGGGCAACCAG GGCGCTAAGATCATCCAGTCCTTCCTGTGGTATCTCAACCCCCGACAAGTCTTTGACCTGAGCCAGGGAGGGCCCAAGGAGGC GCTGGAGATGTACCGCAAAGTGCACAACCTGCGGATCCTGGCGTGTGGCGGTGACGGCACG GTCGGCTGGATCCTTTCCACTCTGGACCAGCTGCGCTTAAAGCCGCCGCCGCCCGTTGCCATTCTGCCACTGGGCACTGGCAATGACTTGGCCCGTACCCTCAACTGGGGTGGG GGCTACACGGATGAGCCCGTGTCCAAGATCCTCTCCCATGTAGAGGAGGGGAATGTGGTGCAGCTAGACCGCTGGGACCTCCGTGCCGAGCCCAACCCCGACGCGGGGCCAGAGGAGCGCGAGGAGGGCGCCACTGACCGG CTGCCCCTGGACGTCTTCAACAACTACTTCAGCCTGGGCTTTGATGCCCACGTCACCCTGGAGTTTCATGAGTCTCGAG AGGCCAACCCAGAGAAATTCAACAGCCGTTTCCGGAATAAGATGTTCTATGCCGGG ACAGCCTTCTCTGACTTCCTGATGGGCAGTTCTAAGGACTTGGCCAAGCACATCCGAGTGGTG TGTGACGGAACTGACCTGACCCCCAAGATTCAGGACCTGAAACCCCAGTGCATTGTTTTCCTGAATATCcccag GTACTGCGCAGGCACCATGCCCTGGGGCCACCCTGGGGAGCACCACGACTTTGAGCCCCAGCGGCACGACGATGGCTACCTCGAGGTCATTGGCTTTACCATGACGTCCCTG GCGGCACTGCAGGTGGGCGGGCACGGCGAGCGGTTGACGCAGTGCCGAGAGGTGGTGCTCACCACGTCCAAGGCCATCCCAGTGCAGGTGGATGGCGAGCCCTGCAAGCTCGCAGCCTCGCGCATCCGCATCGCCCTGCGCAACCAGGCCACCATGGTGCAGAAGGCCAAGCGGCGCAGCACCGCCCCCCTGCATAGCGA CCAGCAGCCCGTGCCCGAGCAGCTGCGGATCCAGGTGAGCAGGGTCAGCATGCACGACTACGAGGCCCTGCATTACGACAAGGAGCAGCTCAAGGAGGCCT CTGTGCCACTGGGCACCGTGGTGGTCCCCGGTGACAGCGACCTAGAACTCTGCCGTGCCCACATCGAGAGGCTCCAGCAG GAGCCCGAAGGTGCTGGAGCCAAGTCCCCCACCTGCCAGAAACTGTCCCCCAAGTGGTGTTTCCTAGACG CCACCACTGCCAGCCGCTTCTACAGGATCGACCGGGCTCAG GAACACCTCAACTATGTGACTGAGATTGCACAGGACGAGATTTATATCTTGGACCCTGAGCTGCTGGGGGCATCGGCCCGGCCTGACCTCCCAacccccacttcccctctccccccctccccctgctcacccacACTCCG GTCACTGCCAGGGGACGCACCGCCCCCTAAAG GTGAAGAGCTGATTGAGGCTGCCAAGAGGAACAACTTCCGTAAG cTCCAGGAGCTGCACCGAGCTGGGGGTGACCTCATGCACCGGGACGAGCAGAGCCGCACGCTCCTGCACCATGCCGTCAGTACGGGTAGCAAGGAGGTGGTCCGCTATCTGCTGGACCACG cccccccAGAGATCCTTGACGCTGTGGAGGAGAA CGGGGAGACCTGTCTGCACCAGGCGGCCGCCCTGGGCCAGCGCACCATCTGCCACTACATCGTGGAGGCGGGGGCGTCTCTCATGAAGACAGACCAGCAG GGCGACACTCCGCGGCAGCGGGCCGAGAAGGCCCAGGACACGGAGCTCGCTGCCTACCTGGAGAACCGGCAGCACTACCAGATGATCCAGCGGGAGGACCAGGAGACAGCCGTGTAG
- the DGKZ gene encoding diacylglycerol kinase zeta isoform X7 → MSVLGAGHSTGGGCDEATALGPAEALGTEEGERPGALRQMWRYRSWDVPQIPTEAPRTQKAITKSGLQHLAPPPPTPGALCSEPERQVRSTVDWSESATYGEHIWFETNVSGDFCYVGEQYCVAKMLKSVSRRKCAACKIVVHTPCIEQLEKINFRCKPSFRESGSRNIREPTFVRHHWVHRRRQDGKCRHCGKGFQQKFTFHSKEIVAISCSWCKQAYHSKVSCFMLQQIEEPCSLGVHAAVVIPPTWILRARRPQNTLKASKKKKRASFKRKSSKKGPEEGRWRPFIIRPTPSPLMKPLLVFVNPKSGGNQGAKIIQSFLWYLNPRQVFDLSQGGPKEALEMYRKVHNLRILACGGDGTVGWILSTLDQLRLKPPPPVAILPLGTGNDLARTLNWGGGYTDEPVSKILSHVEEGNVVQLDRWDLRAEPNPDAGPEEREEGATDRLPLDVFNNYFSLGFDAHVTLEFHESREANPEKFNSRFRNKMFYAGTAFSDFLMGSSKDLAKHIRVVCDGTDLTPKIQDLKPQCIVFLNIPRYCAGTMPWGHPGEHHDFEPQRHDDGYLEVIGFTMTSLAALQVGGHGERLTQCREVVLTTSKAIPVQVDGEPCKLAASRIRIALRNQATMVQKAKRRSTAPLHSDQQPVPEQLRIQVSRVSMHDYEALHYDKEQLKEASVPLGTVVVPGDSDLELCRAHIERLQQEPEGAGAKSPTCQKLSPKWCFLDATTASRFYRIDRAQEHLNYVTEIAQDEIYILDPELLGASARPDLPTPTSPLPPSPCSPTLRSLPGDAPPPKGEELIEAAKRNNFRKLQELHRAGGDLMHRDEQSRTLLHHAVSTGSKEVVRYLLDHAPPEILDAVEENGETCLHQAAALGQRTICHYIVEAGASLMKTDQQGDTPRQRAEKAQDTELAAYLENRQHYQMIQREDQETAV, encoded by the exons GAAAGCCATCACCAAGTCGGGCCTCCAGCACCTGgccccccctccacccactcccGGGGCCCTGTGCAGTGAGCCAGAGCGGCAGGTCCGGAGCACTGTGGACTGGAGC GAGTCCGCGACGTATGGGGAACACATCTGGTTCGAGACCAACGTGTCCGGGGACTTCTGCTATGTTGGGGAGCAGTACTGTGTAGCTAAGATGCTG AAATCCGTGTCCCGGAGAAAGTGTGCAGCCTGCAAGATCGTGGTGCACACTCCCTGCATCGAACAGCTGGAGAAG ATAAATTTCCGCTGTAAGCCGTCCTTCCGTGAATCAGGCTCCAGGAACATCCGTGAG ccaaCCTTCGTGCGGCACCACTGGGTACACCGGCGGCGCCAGGATGGCAAGTGTCGGCACTGTGGGAAG GGCTTCCAGCAGAAGTTCACCTTCCACAGCAAGGAGATTGTGGCCATCAGCTGCTCCTGGTGCAAGCAGGCA TACCACAGCAAGGTGTCCTGCTTCATGCTGCAGCAGATAGAGGAGCCGTGCTCCCTGGGGGTCCATGCTGCTGTGGTCATCCCACCCACCTGGATCCTCCGTGCCCGCAGGCCCCAG AATACCCTCAAGgcaagcaagaagaaaaagagagcatcCTTCAAGAGGAAATCTAGCAAGAAAGGGCCAGAG GAGGGCCGCTGGAGACCCTTCATCATCAGGCCCACGCCATCCCCCCTCATGAAGCCCCTGCTGGTGTTTGTGAACCCCAAGAGTGGGGGCAACCAG GGCGCTAAGATCATCCAGTCCTTCCTGTGGTATCTCAACCCCCGACAAGTCTTTGACCTGAGCCAGGGAGGGCCCAAGGAGGC GCTGGAGATGTACCGCAAAGTGCACAACCTGCGGATCCTGGCGTGTGGCGGTGACGGCACG GTCGGCTGGATCCTTTCCACTCTGGACCAGCTGCGCTTAAAGCCGCCGCCGCCCGTTGCCATTCTGCCACTGGGCACTGGCAATGACTTGGCCCGTACCCTCAACTGGGGTGGG GGCTACACGGATGAGCCCGTGTCCAAGATCCTCTCCCATGTAGAGGAGGGGAATGTGGTGCAGCTAGACCGCTGGGACCTCCGTGCCGAGCCCAACCCCGACGCGGGGCCAGAGGAGCGCGAGGAGGGCGCCACTGACCGG CTGCCCCTGGACGTCTTCAACAACTACTTCAGCCTGGGCTTTGATGCCCACGTCACCCTGGAGTTTCATGAGTCTCGAG AGGCCAACCCAGAGAAATTCAACAGCCGTTTCCGGAATAAGATGTTCTATGCCGGG ACAGCCTTCTCTGACTTCCTGATGGGCAGTTCTAAGGACTTGGCCAAGCACATCCGAGTGGTG TGTGACGGAACTGACCTGACCCCCAAGATTCAGGACCTGAAACCCCAGTGCATTGTTTTCCTGAATATCcccag GTACTGCGCAGGCACCATGCCCTGGGGCCACCCTGGGGAGCACCACGACTTTGAGCCCCAGCGGCACGACGATGGCTACCTCGAGGTCATTGGCTTTACCATGACGTCCCTG GCGGCACTGCAGGTGGGCGGGCACGGCGAGCGGTTGACGCAGTGCCGAGAGGTGGTGCTCACCACGTCCAAGGCCATCCCAGTGCAGGTGGATGGCGAGCCCTGCAAGCTCGCAGCCTCGCGCATCCGCATCGCCCTGCGCAACCAGGCCACCATGGTGCAGAAGGCCAAGCGGCGCAGCACCGCCCCCCTGCATAGCGA CCAGCAGCCCGTGCCCGAGCAGCTGCGGATCCAGGTGAGCAGGGTCAGCATGCACGACTACGAGGCCCTGCATTACGACAAGGAGCAGCTCAAGGAGGCCT CTGTGCCACTGGGCACCGTGGTGGTCCCCGGTGACAGCGACCTAGAACTCTGCCGTGCCCACATCGAGAGGCTCCAGCAG GAGCCCGAAGGTGCTGGAGCCAAGTCCCCCACCTGCCAGAAACTGTCCCCCAAGTGGTGTTTCCTAGACG CCACCACTGCCAGCCGCTTCTACAGGATCGACCGGGCTCAG GAACACCTCAACTATGTGACTGAGATTGCACAGGACGAGATTTATATCTTGGACCCTGAGCTGCTGGGGGCATCGGCCCGGCCTGACCTCCCAacccccacttcccctctccccccctccccctgctcacccacACTCCG GTCACTGCCAGGGGACGCACCGCCCCCTAAAG GTGAAGAGCTGATTGAGGCTGCCAAGAGGAACAACTTCCGTAAG cTCCAGGAGCTGCACCGAGCTGGGGGTGACCTCATGCACCGGGACGAGCAGAGCCGCACGCTCCTGCACCATGCCGTCAGTACGGGTAGCAAGGAGGTGGTCCGCTATCTGCTGGACCACG cccccccAGAGATCCTTGACGCTGTGGAGGAGAA CGGGGAGACCTGTCTGCACCAGGCGGCCGCCCTGGGCCAGCGCACCATCTGCCACTACATCGTGGAGGCGGGGGCGTCTCTCATGAAGACAGACCAGCAG GGCGACACTCCGCGGCAGCGGGCCGAGAAGGCCCAGGACACGGAGCTCGCTGCCTACCTGGAGAACCGGCAGCACTACCAGATGATCCAGCGGGAGGACCAGGAGACAGCCGTGTAG
- the DGKZ gene encoding diacylglycerol kinase zeta isoform X8: MEPRDGSPEARSSDSESASASSSGSERDAGPEPDKAPRRLNKRRFPGLRLFGHRKAITKSGLQHLAPPPPTPGALCSEPERQVRSTVDWSESATYGEHIWFETNVSGDFCYVGEQYCVAKMLQKSVSRRKCAACKIVVHTPCIEQLEKINFRCKPSFRESGSRNIREPTFVRHHWVHRRRQDGKCRHCGKGFQQKFTFHSKEIVAISCSWCKQAYHSKVSCFMLQQIEEPCSLGVHAAVVIPPTWILRARRPQNTLKASKKKKRASFKRKSSKKGPEEGRWRPFIIRPTPSPLMKPLLVFVNPKSGGNQGAKIIQSFLWYLNPRQVFDLSQGGPKEALEMYRKVHNLRILACGGDGTVGWILSTLDQLRLKPPPPVAILPLGTGNDLARTLNWGGGYTDEPVSKILSHVEEGNVVQLDRWDLRAEPNPDAGPEEREEGATDRLPLDVFNNYFSLGFDAHVTLEFHESREANPEKFNSRFRNKMFYAGTAFSDFLMGSSKDLAKHIRVVCDGTDLTPKIQDLKPQCIVFLNIPRYCAGTMPWGHPGEHHDFEPQRHDDGYLEVIGFTMTSLAALQVGGHGERLTQCREVVLTTSKAIPVQVDGEPCKLAASRIRIALRNQATMVQKAKRRSTAPLHSDQQPVPEQLRIQVSRVSMHDYEALHYDKEQLKEASVPLGTVVVPGDSDLELCRAHIERLQQEPEGAGAKSPTCQKLSPKWCFLDATTASRFYRIDRAQEHLNYVTEIAQDEIYILDPELLGASARPDLPTPTSPLPPSPCSPTLRSLPGDAPPPKGEELIEAAKRNNFRKLQELHRAGGDLMHRDEQSRTLLHHAVSTGSKEVVRYLLDHAPPEILDAVEENGETCLHQAAALGQRTICHYIVEAGASLMKTDQQGDTPRQRAEKAQDTELAAYLENRQHYQMIQREDQETAV, encoded by the exons GAAAGCCATCACCAAGTCGGGCCTCCAGCACCTGgccccccctccacccactcccGGGGCCCTGTGCAGTGAGCCAGAGCGGCAGGTCCGGAGCACTGTGGACTGGAGC GAGTCCGCGACGTATGGGGAACACATCTGGTTCGAGACCAACGTGTCCGGGGACTTCTGCTATGTTGGGGAGCAGTACTGTGTAGCTAAGATGCTG CAGAAATCCGTGTCCCGGAGAAAGTGTGCAGCCTGCAAGATCGTGGTGCACACTCCCTGCATCGAACAGCTGGAGAAG ATAAATTTCCGCTGTAAGCCGTCCTTCCGTGAATCAGGCTCCAGGAACATCCGTGAG ccaaCCTTCGTGCGGCACCACTGGGTACACCGGCGGCGCCAGGATGGCAAGTGTCGGCACTGTGGGAAG GGCTTCCAGCAGAAGTTCACCTTCCACAGCAAGGAGATTGTGGCCATCAGCTGCTCCTGGTGCAAGCAGGCA TACCACAGCAAGGTGTCCTGCTTCATGCTGCAGCAGATAGAGGAGCCGTGCTCCCTGGGGGTCCATGCTGCTGTGGTCATCCCACCCACCTGGATCCTCCGTGCCCGCAGGCCCCAG AATACCCTCAAGgcaagcaagaagaaaaagagagcatcCTTCAAGAGGAAATCTAGCAAGAAAGGGCCAGAG GAGGGCCGCTGGAGACCCTTCATCATCAGGCCCACGCCATCCCCCCTCATGAAGCCCCTGCTGGTGTTTGTGAACCCCAAGAGTGGGGGCAACCAG GGCGCTAAGATCATCCAGTCCTTCCTGTGGTATCTCAACCCCCGACAAGTCTTTGACCTGAGCCAGGGAGGGCCCAAGGAGGC GCTGGAGATGTACCGCAAAGTGCACAACCTGCGGATCCTGGCGTGTGGCGGTGACGGCACG GTCGGCTGGATCCTTTCCACTCTGGACCAGCTGCGCTTAAAGCCGCCGCCGCCCGTTGCCATTCTGCCACTGGGCACTGGCAATGACTTGGCCCGTACCCTCAACTGGGGTGGG GGCTACACGGATGAGCCCGTGTCCAAGATCCTCTCCCATGTAGAGGAGGGGAATGTGGTGCAGCTAGACCGCTGGGACCTCCGTGCCGAGCCCAACCCCGACGCGGGGCCAGAGGAGCGCGAGGAGGGCGCCACTGACCGG CTGCCCCTGGACGTCTTCAACAACTACTTCAGCCTGGGCTTTGATGCCCACGTCACCCTGGAGTTTCATGAGTCTCGAG AGGCCAACCCAGAGAAATTCAACAGCCGTTTCCGGAATAAGATGTTCTATGCCGGG ACAGCCTTCTCTGACTTCCTGATGGGCAGTTCTAAGGACTTGGCCAAGCACATCCGAGTGGTG TGTGACGGAACTGACCTGACCCCCAAGATTCAGGACCTGAAACCCCAGTGCATTGTTTTCCTGAATATCcccag GTACTGCGCAGGCACCATGCCCTGGGGCCACCCTGGGGAGCACCACGACTTTGAGCCCCAGCGGCACGACGATGGCTACCTCGAGGTCATTGGCTTTACCATGACGTCCCTG GCGGCACTGCAGGTGGGCGGGCACGGCGAGCGGTTGACGCAGTGCCGAGAGGTGGTGCTCACCACGTCCAAGGCCATCCCAGTGCAGGTGGATGGCGAGCCCTGCAAGCTCGCAGCCTCGCGCATCCGCATCGCCCTGCGCAACCAGGCCACCATGGTGCAGAAGGCCAAGCGGCGCAGCACCGCCCCCCTGCATAGCGA CCAGCAGCCCGTGCCCGAGCAGCTGCGGATCCAGGTGAGCAGGGTCAGCATGCACGACTACGAGGCCCTGCATTACGACAAGGAGCAGCTCAAGGAGGCCT CTGTGCCACTGGGCACCGTGGTGGTCCCCGGTGACAGCGACCTAGAACTCTGCCGTGCCCACATCGAGAGGCTCCAGCAG GAGCCCGAAGGTGCTGGAGCCAAGTCCCCCACCTGCCAGAAACTGTCCCCCAAGTGGTGTTTCCTAGACG CCACCACTGCCAGCCGCTTCTACAGGATCGACCGGGCTCAG GAACACCTCAACTATGTGACTGAGATTGCACAGGACGAGATTTATATCTTGGACCCTGAGCTGCTGGGGGCATCGGCCCGGCCTGACCTCCCAacccccacttcccctctccccccctccccctgctcacccacACTCCG GTCACTGCCAGGGGACGCACCGCCCCCTAAAG GTGAAGAGCTGATTGAGGCTGCCAAGAGGAACAACTTCCGTAAG cTCCAGGAGCTGCACCGAGCTGGGGGTGACCTCATGCACCGGGACGAGCAGAGCCGCACGCTCCTGCACCATGCCGTCAGTACGGGTAGCAAGGAGGTGGTCCGCTATCTGCTGGACCACG cccccccAGAGATCCTTGACGCTGTGGAGGAGAA CGGGGAGACCTGTCTGCACCAGGCGGCCGCCCTGGGCCAGCGCACCATCTGCCACTACATCGTGGAGGCGGGGGCGTCTCTCATGAAGACAGACCAGCAG GGCGACACTCCGCGGCAGCGGGCCGAGAAGGCCCAGGACACGGAGCTCGCTGCCTACCTGGAGAACCGGCAGCACTACCAGATGATCCAGCGGGAGGACCAGGAGACAGCCGTGTAG